The following coding sequences are from one Eucalyptus grandis isolate ANBG69807.140 chromosome 11, ASM1654582v1, whole genome shotgun sequence window:
- the LOC104430981 gene encoding 1-aminocyclopropane-1-carboxylate oxidase homolog 1-like has protein sequence MQTLPSPGESITCSGPHYDRAKEAKEFDETKAGVKGLIDSGMAKVPRLFIHPPQNLRDVSSDTEGSATDLKVPIIDMMGCQDSRLRRDVVDDLRRASETWGFFQIINHGIPVDVMDSVLEAVKQFHEQPEGVKGEWYSRDDARKFRYYSNGDLFLSKVATWKDTLLFDFPFGEPDREAVPLLFRETVFEYEKHVEKLKGSLSELLSEALGLDSGYLGDIECMDSKRIVSHYYPTCPEPELTLGTINHSDATYLTLLLQNHNGGLQVRHQNQWVDVSPVPGAILVIIGDFMQLVSNDKFKSVEHRVLARRAGPRVSVLCFLFPGETRKSKPYGPIKELLDENNPPMYRETSFTEYFGYYLSSGNGLNGESVLPHFRVSEPK, from the exons ATGCAAACCTTGCCCAGTCCTGGAGAATCCATCACCTGTAGTGGCCCGCACTATGACAGAGCGAAAGAAGCAAAGGAATTCGACGAGACCAAAGCCGGCGTCAAAGGCCTCATCGACTCCGGCATGGCCAAGGTCCCTAGGCTCTTCATCCACCCTCCCCAGAACCTGCGCGACGTGTCCTCTGACACAGAGGGGTCCGCCACTGACCTTAAGGTCCCCATCATCGACATGATGGGCTGTCAGGATTCCCGGCTGCGGCGAGACGTGGTCGACGACCTCCGTAGAGCGTCGGAGACGTGGGGGTTCTTCCAGATAATTAACCACGGGATCCCGGTCGATGTGATGGACAGCGTGTTGGAAGCTGTCAAGCAGTTCCACGAGCAGCCTGAGGGAGTGAAGGGAGAGTGGTACTCCAGGGACGACGCTAGGAAATTTAGGTACTACAGCAATGGAGACTTGTTTTTGTCCAAAGTAGCAACTTGGAAGGACACTCTCCTGTTTGATTTCCCGTTTGGAGAGCCAGACCGAGAGGCAGTCCCTCTTCTATTCAG AGAAACGGTTTTTGAGTACGAAAAACACGTGGAAAAATTGAAGGGATCTCTGTCTGAACTACTATCAGAGGCACTGGGGCTCGATTCAGGCTATCTTGGTGACATTGAATGCATGGACTCCAAGAGAATAGTAAGCCATTATTACCCAACTTGCCCTGAGCCAGAGCTGACTCTGGGCACAATCAATCACTCAGATGCCACATATCTCACTCTTCTCCTGCAAAACCACAATGGTGGCCTCCAAGTCCGGCACCAGAACCAGTGGGTCGATGTCTCCCCGGTGCCTGGAGCCATCCTAGTCATCATTGGAGACTTCATGCAG CTTGTTAGCAACGACAAGTTCAAGAGTGTGGAGCACCGGGTCCTTGCCAGGCGGGCTGGGCCCCGGGTCTCAGTCTTGTGCTTCCTCTTCCCAGGGGAGACGCGTAAGTCGAAGCCGTACGGGCCGATAAAGGAGCTTCTCGACGAGAACAATCCGCCCATGTACAGGGAGACCTCTTTCACAGAGTATTTTGGGTATTACCTCTCCAGTGGCAATGGCCTCAATGGCGAATCTGTGCTTCCTCATTTCAGAGTAAGCGAGCCCAAGTAG
- the LOC104426592 gene encoding 1-aminocyclopropane-1-carboxylate oxidase homolog 1 has translation MQLVSNDKFKSVEHRVLARKAGPRVSVACFLVPGETQMSKPYGPIKELLDEDNPPMYRETTFTEYFGFYLSSGNGLNGESVLPHFRVSEPK, from the exons ATGCAG CTTGTTAGCAACGACAAGTTCAAGAGCGTGGAGCACCGGGTCCTTGCCAGGAAGGCCGGGCCCCGGGTGTCAGTCGCATGCTTCCTCGTACCAGGAGAGACACAGATGTCAAAGCCGTATGGGCCAATAAAGGAGCTTCTCGATGAGGACAATCCACCCATGTACAGAGAGACCACTTTCACGGAGTATTTTGGGTTTTACCTCTCCAGTGGCAATGGCCTGAATGGTGAATCTGTGCTTCCTCATTTCAGAGTGAGCGAGCCCAAGTAG
- the LOC104426591 gene encoding LOW QUALITY PROTEIN: LRR receptor kinase SERK2 (The sequence of the model RefSeq protein was modified relative to this genomic sequence to represent the inferred CDS: inserted 1 base in 1 codon) — translation MGFASLRSQCLFFFLLWVFIFFASRSDVLVSAATSAELRALMDMKASLDPESRYLSSWTVDGDPCDGSFQGVCCDDEGRVANVSLQGRRLTGRLSPAIAGLTHLTGLYLHYNSLCGEIPRELGNLAXLSDLYLNMNNLSGQIPPEMADIASLQVMQLSYNQLTGSIPTKLGSLKKLSVLALQSNQLTGAIPASLGDLGTLTRLYLSFNRLFGSIPMKIADLPLLEVLDVQNNTLSGNVPPALKRLNEGFLYENNFDLCGTGFLSLRTCNALEGRKPSQPQPYGAATTVPSTSIPETANVVLPCNLTECSSLPKSAHPSALIGSILATVALSAIGFLLFTHYRRRKQKLGFSAEVCDGHLSTDQPKSAYKKNGSPLASLEYSNGWDPLADARIFNEFSEEAFQSFRFNLEEVESATQYFSELNVLGKSNFSTTYRGILRDGSVVSIKCINKTSCKADESEFLKGLNMLTSLRHENLVRLRGFCCSTARGECFLIYDYVPNGTLLSFLDLEEGDSGTLEWSTRVSIVKGIAKGIAYLHAHKPNKAPLLHQNISAAKVLIDQRFNPLLYQSGLHRLLTNDVVFSLLKASAAMGYLAPEYMSTGRFTEKSDVYAFGMIVFQILSGKQKVDHSMRLAAESCRFQEFIDANIHGRFFEYEAAKLAKIASLCTNESPYDRPSMDAVIHELSNCSSCL, via the exons atgggtttCGCTTCCTTGCGCTCGCAgtgtctcttcttcttcctcctctgggtcttcatcttcttcgccaGCCGAAGCGACGTGCTTGTCTCCGCAGCAACGAGCGCGGAGCTGAGAGCTCTCATGGACATGAAAGCCAGCCTAGACCCGGAAAGCAGGTATCTTTCCTCGTGGACCGTCGATGGCGATCCTTGCGACGGGTCCTTCCAAGGCGTCTGCTGCGACGACGAGGGCCGCGTCGCCAACGTTTCGCTGCAGGGGAGACGGCTCACCGGGAGGCTCTCTCCGGCCATTGCTGGGCTCACCCACTTGACTGGCCTTTACCTTCACTACAACTCCCTGTGCGGAGAGATTCCGCGAGAGCTCGGCAACTTGG CGCTCAGCGACTTGTATCTGAACATGAACAATCTCTCCGGCCAGATTCCTCCCGAGATGGCTGACATCGCAAGCTTGCAAG TTATGCAGCTCTCTTACAACCAGTTGACTGGAAGTATACCTACAAAGCTGGGATCTCTGAAGAAGCTCAGTGTTCTTGCTCTGCAATCTAATCAGCTCACTGGCGCAATACCGGCAAGTTTAGGTGACCTGGGGACGTTGACGAGGTTATATTTGAGTTTCAATCGCCTCTTTGGCTCGATTCCCATGAAGATAGCCGATCTGCCTCTTCTAGAAGTCTTGGATGTCCAAAACAACACTCTTTCTGGCAATGTACCTCCTG CGCTGAAGAGACTGAACGAAGGATTTCTGTACGAAAACAACTTCGACTTGTGTGGGACTGGGTTCCTCTCTTTAAGGACTTGTAATGCTTTGGAGGGTCGAAAGCCTAGTCAACCTCAACCCTATGGGGCTGCGACAACAGTACCCTCCACAAGTATACCCGAGACGGCCAATGTGGTGTTACCATGTAACCTGACTGAATGTTCTAGTTTGCCAAAATCAGCGCATCCCTCTGCGCTTATTGGATCAATCTTGGCAACTGTTGCATTGTCGGCCATAGGGTTCCTTTTGTTCACACACTACCGTCGGAGGAAACAGAAACTTGGCTTTTCGGCTGAGGTTTGTGATGGCCATCTGAGCACTGATCAACCCAAGAGTGCTTATAAGAAAAATGGCTCTCCTTTAGCTAGCCTGGAGTATTCCAACGGATGGGATCCGCTTGCTGATGCTCGGATCTTTAATGAGTTTTCTGAAGAAGCTTTCCAGAGCTTCAGATTCAATCTGGAAGAGGTTGAATCCGCCACTCAGTATTTCTCGGAGTTGAATGTGTTGGGTAAGAGTAATTTCTCTACCACATACAGAGGAATCCTGAGAGACGGTTCTGTAGTCTCCATCAAATGCATCAATAAGACTAGCTGCAAGGCTGATGAATCAGAGTTCTTGAAGGGTTTGAATATGTTGACCTCACTGAGACATGAAAATCTGGTGAGGCTGAGAGGATTCTGCTGCTCAACAGCCCGTGGTGAGTGCTTCCTGATATATGATTATGTTCCGAATGGGACTCTGCTAAGCTTTTTGGATTTGGAGGAGGGGGACAGTGGCACTCTTGAGTGGTCCACTAGAGTTTCGATTGTGAAGGGAATCGCTAAAG GTATTGCCTATTTGCACGCTCACAAACCAAACAAGGCTCCCCTCCTTCACCAAAACATCTCAGCAGCCAAGGTGCTCATAGACCAGCGATTCAATCCGTTGCTCTACCAATCTGGTCTCCACAGGCTTCTGACAAATGATGTTGTGTTCTCGTTGCTCAAAGCTAGCGCTGCCATGGGCTACCTAGCGCCTGAGTACATGTCCACGGGCCGGTTCACAGAGAAGAGTGATGTCTACGCATTTGGAATGATTGTGTTCCAGATCTTGTCGGGGAAGCAGAAAGTAGATCACTCCATGCGTCTGGCTGCTGAATCGTGTAGATTCCAAGAATTCATTGATGCGAATATCCATGGAAGGTTCTTCGAGTACGAGGCAGCTAAACTTGCAAAAATCGCCTCGCTCTGCACCAACGAGTCTCCTTATGACAGGCCATCCATGGACGCCGTGATTCACGAGCTGAGTAACTGTAGCAGCTGTCTCTGA
- the LOC104426594 gene encoding 40S ribosomal protein S20-2, protein MMDYPIKPTKPGLEESSEEILRIRITLTSKNVKNLEKVCAELIRGAKEKHLRIKGPVRIPTKVLRINTRKSPCGEGTNTWDQFELRIHKRVIDLFSSQQVVKQITSITIEPGVEVEVTIADT, encoded by the exons atgatggattaCCCCATCAAGCCGACGAAGCCTGGTTTGGAGGAATCCTCGGAAGAGATTCTTAGGATCCGAATTACTCTGACTTCGAAGAATgttaaaaatcttgagaaag TTTGCGCTGAATTGATTCGTGGTGCAAAGGAGAAGCATCTCCGGATCAAGGGGCCAGTGAGGATCCCCACCAAGGTCCTTCGCATCAACACCAGGAAGTCGCCTTGTGGAGAAG GAACCAACACATGGGATCAATTCGAGCTCCGCATTCACAAACGGGTCATCGACCTCTTCAGCTCTCAGCAGGTTGTCAAGCAAATCACATCAATTACTATTGAGCCTGGCGTGGAGGTTGAGGTCACCATTGCCGACACCTGA
- the LOC104426596 gene encoding 40S ribosomal protein S20-2, whose amino-acid sequence MAYAMKPTKPGLEEPQEQIHKIRITLSSKNVKNLEKVCSDLVRGAKDKRLRVKGPVRMPTKVLHITTRKSPCGEGTNTWDRFELRVHKRVIDLFSSPEVVKQITSITIEPGVEVEVTIADS is encoded by the exons ATGGCTTATGCTATGAAGCCGACGAAGCCGGGGTTGGAGGAACCTCAGGAGCAGATTCACAAAATCAGGATTACTCTGTCCTCCAAGAATGTTAAGAATCTTGAGAAAG TGTGCTCTGATCTGGTGCGTGGGGCAAAAGACAAGCGTCTTCGGGTCAAGGGACCGGTGAGGATGCCCACCAAGGTTCTTCACATCACCACTAGGAAGTCACCTTGTGGAGAAg GAACCAACACCTGGGATAGATTTGAGCTCCGTGTCCACAAGCGGGTCATTGACCTCTTCAGCTCTCCGGAAGTTGTGAAGCAAATTACCTCCATCACTATTGAGCCGGGTGTGGAGGTTGAGGTCACCATTGCAGACTCTTAA